In Ostrea edulis chromosome 4, xbOstEdul1.1, whole genome shotgun sequence, a single window of DNA contains:
- the LOC125669287 gene encoding something about silencing protein 10-like: MPKRPKKRKQVNVIEYDSDDERKYAGEDVPDPTQDDYFHDAVDQFHAQKDKILFDKGLKNDEEYSSDSDEEVLGLGVGDDDLLSDEEIQNYKKQLRNIKLHKKKDEMGSDIEEDVEKGLPDMKAWGKKRSKYYGADISDDDIDLSGSEEEEGAAVLEEREALNLQKRMAAELDDMDFGLDIFKKKEKVSEEEPSDGKIKKDLSKLSKKEKLQLLKKESPEMLPLIEDFKTVMTEAKDVFVPLLRLVKSGKISGKTADYIQCKLQLSLNYCTNISFYMMLKAKHVPVQNHPVIKRLVQYRNLMKQLEPADAQLQNEIQNIVTKIKNGEEILLEEESKQSSTFIRRKSMKTLRKKVEERKRIGEISSSEDSEEEVPNKRSKQDNHRYETEDEKAALAYYDMMKKGRISEDENEEEDEEDKEENALMEEQEEEDGEGGKRAITYQIEKNKGLTPHKKKELRNPRVKHRMKFRKAKIRRRGQIREVRTEMSRYGGEISGIRSGIKRGIKMKV, from the exons atgcctaaaag ACCTAAGAAGAGGAAGCAGGTGAATGTTATTGAATATGATTCTgatgatgaaagaaaatatgcagGGGAAGACGTGCCTGATCCGACTCAGGATGATTACTTCCATGATGCAGTTGATCAGTTCCACGCTCAAAAAGACAAG ATACTATTCGATAAAGGGCTGAAAAATGATGAGGAGTATTCATCAGACAGTGAT GAAGAAGTTCTTGGTTTGGGAGTGGGTGATGACGATTTGCTGAGTGATGAAGAAATTCAAAACTACAAAAAACAGCTGAGAAACATAAAACTACACAAGAAGAAAGATGAAATGGGGAGTGATATAGAAGAAGATGTGGAAAAGG GTCTTCCAGATATGAAGGCATGGGGCAAAAAAAGGTCTAAATACTATGGAGCAGATATTAGTGATGATGATATAG ATCTCAGTGGCTCAGAAGAGGAAGAGGGGGCAGCAGTACTTGAAGAGAGGGAGGCACTGAATCTACAGAAAAGAATGGCAGCTGAGCTAGACGACATGGATTTTGGTTTAGACATATTCAAG AAAAAAGAGAAGGTCAGTGAGGAGGAACCCAGTGATGGCAAGATTAAAAAGGATTTGTCAAAACTTTCGAAGAAGGAAAAACTACAG ctTTTAAAGAAAGAGTCTCCTGAAATGTTACCTTTgattgaagattttaaaacagTG ATGACAGAGGCTAAAGATGTGTTTGTTCCTCTATTGAGACTTGTAAAAAGCGGCAAAATCTCAGGAAAAACAGCAGACTACATTCAGTGTAAACTTCAACTCAGTCTCAA TTATTGTACCAACATCAGTTTCTACATGATGCTAAAGGCCAAGCATGTCCCAGTCCAAAATCACCCTGTCATTAAAAGACTTGTGCAGTACCGAAAT TTGATGAAGCAGTTGGAGCCAGCAGACGCTCAGTTACAGaatgaaattcaaaacattGTGACAAAGATAAAAAATGGGGAAGAAATTTTGCTGGAAGAAGAATCAAAACAATCTTCCACATTTATCAG GAGGAAAAGCATGAAGACATTGAGGAAGAAGGTGGAAGAGAGGAAGAGGATTGGGGAAATTTCTAGCTCAGAAGACAGTGAAGAGGAGGTTCCAAATAAG CGAAGTAAACAAGATAATCATCGATATGAGACAGAAGATGAAAAAGCAGCTTTGGCTTACTATGATATGATGAAGAAGGGCCGAATATCTGAGGATGAAAATGAAGA GGAAGATGAAGAAGATAAGGAGGAAAATGCTTTAATGGAAGAACAGGAAGAGGAAGATGGAGAGGGAGGAAAGAGAGCTATTACATACCAG ATTGAGAAGAACAAGGGCTTGACACCTCACAAGAAAAAGGAACTGAGAAACCCAAGAGTTAAGCACCGTATGAAATTCCGAAAAGCCAAGATTCGTAGGAGAGGGCAG atacgAGAGGTGCGAACAGAGATGTCTCGTTATGGTGGCGAGA
- the LOC125669301 gene encoding protein FAM32A-like, whose product MSEYDAVQRGSLKLKGVSDHKIKKKKKKDKERDAKKVFEQISSHSKNTDDGEKPQKEVRDIRTKAEIAADKAREKRKAAEIIEKASQTHKERILGFNRQLDNLTEHFDIPKVSWTK is encoded by the exons ATGTCGGAGTATGATGCAGTACAGAGAGGATCACTAAAACTTAAGGGTGTTTCTGATCACAAGATAAAGAA AAAGAAGAAAAAGGATAAAGAAAGAGATGCAAAGAAAGTCTTTGAGCAAATATCATCACATTCAAAAAATACTGATGATGGAGAGAAACCTCAGAAGGAAGTGAGAGACATTAGAACCAAGGCAGAAATAGCTGCTGATAAAGCAAGGGAAAAGAGG aaGGCAGCTGAGATCATTGAAAAAGCCAGCCAGACCCACAAGGAAAGAATTCTG GGCTTCAACAGACAGCTTGACAACTTAACAGAACATTTTGATATTCCGAAAGTCAGTTGGACAAAGTGA